From the Odocoileus virginianus isolate 20LAN1187 ecotype Illinois chromosome 21, Ovbor_1.2, whole genome shotgun sequence genome, one window contains:
- the LOC110129046 gene encoding ragulator complex protein LAMTOR5 translates to MEATLEQHLEDTMKNPSIVGVLCTDSQGLNLGCHGTLSDEHAGVISVLAQQAAKLTSDPTDIPVVCLESDNGNIMIQKHDGITVAVHKMAS, encoded by the coding sequence ATGGAGGCTACCTTAGAGCAGCATTTGGAGGACACAATGAAGAATCCATCCATTGTTGGAGTCCTGTGCACAGATTCACAAGGACTCAATCTAGGTTGCCATGGAACCCTGTCAGATGAGCATGCTGGGGTGATATCTGTTCTAGCCCAGCAAGCAGCTAAGCTAACCTCAGACCCCACTGATATTCCTGTGGTGTGTTTAGAATCAGATAATGGGAACATTATGATCCAGAAGCACGACGGCATCACAGTGGCAGTGCACAAAATGGCCTCTTGA